One region of Sulfurisphaera ohwakuensis genomic DNA includes:
- a CDS encoding RNA-guided endonuclease InsQ/TnpB family protein translates to MPNVGFRFRAYADDQTIRALKAQLRLACEMYNTLRWADIYFYQRDGKGLTQTELRQLALDLRKQDKEYQQLYSQVVQQIADRYYDARDRFFKGLAHFPKEKKPHKYYSLVYPQSGWKILESREIRTKSRKNKKKLVLLRLSNLGVFKVIVHRDFPLDKVKRVVVKLTRSERVYVSFMVEGVGFPQFPKTGKVVAIDVGIEKLLTTSDGFYFPNLRPYEKALEKIRKLHKVLSRKEFLSKNWFKAKVKLARGYEHLKNLRQDLYMKLGKWFAQHYDVVVMEDIDVKQLVEESERKLRMRLHDVAFHELKRILEYQLEKYGKKLLLINPAYTSKMCAKCGYVKKELTLTDRVFSCPKCGWVTDRDYNACLNILKRSGWEPSLVPVELHPLPVAKSYGQGGAMKQEAPPFRAG, encoded by the coding sequence ATGCCCAACGTAGGGTTCCGCTTTCGTGCATATGCTGACGATCAAACAATTAGGGCGTTAAAAGCCCAGTTGAGGTTAGCATGTGAGATGTACAACACCCTACGCTGGGCAGATATCTATTTCTACCAAAGGGACGGAAAGGGTCTTACACAAACGGAGTTAAGACAGCTCGCTCTAGATCTAAGAAAGCAAGATAAGGAGTACCAACAACTCTACTCACAAGTAGTACAGCAAATTGCCGATCGTTATTACGATGCTAGGGATAGGTTCTTCAAAGGTCTAGCACACTTTCCTAAGGAGAAGAAACCCCATAAGTACTACTCTCTTGTTTACCCACAAAGTGGATGGAAAATACTTGAGAGCAGGGAAATAAGGACTAAGAGTAGGAAGAATAAGAAGAAGCTGGTGTTATTGAGGTTATCAAATCTCGGCGTGTTTAAGGTCATTGTTCATAGGGACTTCCCGCTTGATAAAGTAAAGAGGGTGGTAGTTAAGCTAACACGTTCAGAGAGAGTATATGTCTCCTTCATGGTTGAAGGTGTTGGATTCCCTCAATTCCCAAAGACTGGTAAGGTAGTTGCAATAGATGTTGGGATAGAGAAACTCCTAACCACGAGTGATGGATTCTATTTCCCTAACTTGAGACCTTATGAGAAGGCACTTGAGAAGATAAGGAAACTCCACAAGGTTCTCTCGAGGAAGGAGTTCTTGTCGAAAAATTGGTTTAAAGCAAAAGTGAAGTTAGCTAGGGGTTATGAACACTTGAAGAACTTGAGACAAGACCTCTATATGAAGTTGGGTAAGTGGTTTGCACAACATTATGACGTTGTAGTAATGGAGGATATAGATGTTAAACAACTGGTGGAGGAGTCAGAAAGGAAGTTGAGGATGAGGTTACACGATGTTGCATTCCATGAGTTGAAGAGAATACTAGAATATCAGTTGGAAAAATATGGAAAGAAACTGTTGTTAATAAACCCAGCATATACTTCAAAGATGTGTGCCAAGTGCGGGTACGTAAAGAAAGAGTTAACTTTGACTGACCGTGTGTTCAGCTGTCCTAAGTGTGGTTGGGTTACTGATCGTGACTATAACGCTTGCTTAAACATATTGAAGAGATCGGGGTGGGAGCCATCCTTAGTGCCTGTGGAGCTCCACCCTCTACCCGTAGCGAAAAGCTACGGGCAAGGTGGGGCTATGAAGCAGGAAGCTCCGCCCTTCAGGGCGGGGTAG
- a CDS encoding amidohydrolase family protein: MGYIDAHTHVWFKEALPKDFLNNNSGYSFTPPNLTDIIKEMDNANIDYIVIIAYPSREVWNTKEDFPINMIKVVKEYANRFSIIGGIEPNRLTLQEAKEWLEKQYEAGVSGFKLHPVHSHVKPNAYREEEGGLKQLELLYEFAQDHELPVIIHTGTSVFLKARNKYSDPINVDDVAVDFPKLKIVMAHMGRPNYVPTAFQLVRIRRNIYAEISSIPPKKLLEYLPRLEEISYKTIYGSDYGGPGVKSITENLREFLSLNISEKAKLDIASNNPRLMYKPLSELI, translated from the coding sequence ATGGGTTATATAGATGCACATACACATGTTTGGTTTAAGGAGGCCTTACCTAAGGATTTCTTAAATAACAACTCTGGCTACAGCTTCACGCCTCCAAATCTTACGGATATTATAAAAGAAATGGACAATGCAAATATTGATTATATAGTAATAATAGCTTATCCTAGTAGGGAGGTATGGAATACAAAAGAAGATTTCCCTATCAACATGATAAAAGTTGTAAAGGAATATGCAAATAGATTTTCCATTATTGGAGGAATAGAACCGAATAGGCTTACTTTACAGGAGGCAAAGGAATGGTTAGAAAAACAATATGAAGCCGGAGTATCTGGTTTTAAACTTCACCCTGTTCATTCCCACGTAAAGCCAAACGCATATAGAGAAGAAGAAGGGGGATTGAAACAACTTGAATTATTATATGAATTTGCACAAGACCACGAATTACCAGTTATTATCCATACTGGGACAAGTGTGTTCCTAAAAGCTAGGAATAAATATTCTGACCCTATAAATGTGGATGACGTTGCTGTTGATTTTCCTAAACTGAAAATTGTTATGGCTCATATGGGTAGGCCAAATTATGTTCCTACAGCGTTCCAATTAGTTAGAATAAGAAGGAATATATACGCAGAAATTTCTTCAATACCACCAAAGAAATTATTAGAATATTTACCTAGACTAGAAGAAATAAGTTATAAAACTATTTACGGTAGTGATTATGGCGGTCCTGGGGTTAAGAGTATTACTGAAAATTTAAGAGAATTTCTTTCACTAAATATTAGTGAGAAAGCTAAGTTGGATATTGCAAGCAATAACCCTAGATTAATGTATAAGCCTTTATCCGAATTGATATAA
- a CDS encoding PD-(D/E)XK nuclease family protein, protein MSLEEEIKKVLLNNPSILIDVLTARPEIIYQVLAKLTPWQNLATKQDIEKLSREIEDIKQNMATKQELEEIKKTIVTKQELEEIKKIVATKEDLKNMATKQELEEIKQNMATKQELEEIKKTMATKDDIKRLETIITGLGARWGIMNEDSFRQGIREILSNTGWKVSREILYDKDGYVYEEPSDIEYDIIVKDGNVILIEITSSLKRGDLPIIKRKKELYERLKNVKITLVYVITPFVHDRYPERVKAMAKDMGIEVIYP, encoded by the coding sequence GTGAGTTTAGAGGAAGAAATTAAAAAAGTATTGCTCAATAATCCATCTATATTAATAGATGTACTAACTGCTAGACCAGAAATAATCTACCAAGTATTGGCTAAGTTGACTCCTTGGCAGAATTTGGCTACTAAACAGGATATTGAAAAATTGAGTAGAGAAATTGAGGACATCAAGCAAAATATGGCTACTAAGCAAGAATTGGAGGAGATTAAAAAGACGATAGTTACAAAACAAGAGTTAGAAGAAATAAAGAAGATAGTTGCTACGAAGGAAGACCTTAAAAATATGGCCACAAAACAAGAGTTAGAAGAAATAAAGCAAAATATGGCTACTAAGCAAGAATTGGAGGAGATTAAAAAGACGATGGCCACAAAGGATGATATAAAGAGACTAGAAACTATCATTACTGGTCTTGGTGCTAGATGGGGGATTATGAACGAAGACTCTTTTAGGCAAGGCATTAGGGAGATTCTAAGTAATACTGGATGGAAGGTTTCGAGGGAAATTCTCTATGATAAGGATGGGTATGTTTATGAAGAACCTTCTGACATTGAGTATGATATTATAGTAAAAGATGGTAATGTTATATTGATTGAGATAACTTCCTCATTAAAAAGAGGAGATTTGCCAATAATAAAAAGAAAGAAGGAATTATATGAGAGACTTAAAAATGTTAAGATAACTTTAGTTTACGTTATAACACCCTTTGTTCACGATAGATATCCTGAGAGAGTTAAGGCGATGGCTAAAGATATGGGAATAGAAGTAATTTATCCTTAA